In Saccharomyces paradoxus chromosome XVI, complete sequence, the genomic stretch ATAGTACTTGGGGAGATTGCTGCGGTATAAAGTTACCGAGTGCTATTGCGGCTACTgaaatgaataaaaaacatCACAAACCAATACCCTTTGATTAGAAAAAAGCCCGTTTATAAAGACCATCTCATCTTATATACACGTATACAGAATACATACTTTTTCCATCTCTTCTCACTAGAATCTTTTAGCGTGTAAGTTGGGGTTCCACGCCAAGCCAGGTTCCGACTCTCTTGTAGCAGCCTCATCCTGTTTCCAAATCTTTATGCTTTTGTCTGCTTCTCCAGTGATCAATCTTAAACCTGTTTTATCAAAAGTGCTACATAGAACACTCCGTTCACTTTCCAGAGAACCTACCATTTCTCTCGTGGCCAATGATTGGTACTTATGACCAGACTTATAAtcataaaaagaaagtacACCATTGTCACCGCCAGCGAATAATACATCATCTTGATTAATACTCAAAGTATTGATTATACCTGTCTTTTCAGACTCAAAATTAGTGAGTAAGGACCCCTCTGCTAGTCCCCATGATCTAATGTCGTTTGTACATGCAGAAGCCACCGAAAATTCCTTAGGATGTAATGCAGTAGCTCTTACAGACCTCTTATGGTGTGTCAGAACTTTCATCGCTTTCCCTGCAACTACATCCCACAACCTTACAGTAGCATCACTTGATGAACTCACTATTTGAGGGTCCACTGGAGTACATTGTACTTGATTGATCGGACCTTTATGACCAACCAGTGTAATAACAGGTATCCTCGTTCTCATGTCCCAGAGTTTAATAACGCTATCTCGACCTGCAGTAGCTATGAGATCCAGCGTTGGATGTATGCTCACCGTACGAACCCCGGATAGATGTCCATAATAGTCTCTAATAATCTGGTTTTTTTCTAAGTCCCAGCATTTGACCGTCTTATCTTCACTaacagaaaacaaataagGATGTCGATCTGACACAGCAATATCTCTCACCGTCATTACATGCCCTGCTAAAGTAGTTTTCAATCTGCCTGTTGCAAGATCCCACACTTTCATTGTCGTATCATTACTTCCGGTGATAAACCATTCGTTGTCAACGGGATCGATCGCAACGCATCGTACCCACCCAAGATGACCATTAATAACGCGTGAAAGTTTCCAGGGCGCATGCCATTCCGGCTTTTGTGACAGAAGTTTTTCATATCTATTAACTATAAATTCTTCAGCGACTTTTGGttggaaaatttcattcaCAAACGTGGATGCATGCGTATCATAGTCCTTTTTGCTAATTAATGCTTGAGATGTTTCTGAAGAATCTATGGGCGTATACTGTGGAGCAGCTTTCTCGCCTTCACCACTAGGAGGagaacttttctttctataGTTATCATATCGCACTAGTAAAGATTTCTGGCCTtccattttcctttgtagGTGGGATGGCAAAGTGGCCATATATGAAAATTGATTATTCCAGCGTATTCGGGAATAAAATTCGTCTATATCTCCTAAACTTTCAACTTTGTAATCATTTTCGCCCATGCTCACTTATATTCACGTAATACGGTATCCTGCATTCTTGAGAATGTTTGCATGCGAAGAAGTGCCTAATAGCTACTGTCAACTTACAACAGATCTTTTGTTAATACTAAAATTCTAGCTTTTCCGTATTAGATGATAAAGGTTTTTGAGTATCTGCCTAGCCTAATAAAAGGTATGTTGAACTCGATAAGGGAGTTGGAGGTACTTACTCATTCTCTGAAACTAGATAACTCTTCTTTTCGCATAGAATGGTACTTCATTGCGGATATAGGCTACCTGAGCGAACAATTGGTTCCTAGGTCACCATGGATTTGTGTGGTGATTTTCGGCTTATCTTAACGATGCTGACCGCGTGAACCCTCACAATCTTGATACTAGGATACTCATCAATAACGGTATACAATAAATATCTTTGTATGAACTAAATAAAAGCATTGTTTTGCCCCCCATAACATTCCAAATTATTTCAACAATTTGGCTATCCGTATTTTGTCAATAAAGGTTTCGTTATCCGagttctatttttttgtatcaataaaaatcgtttcatttttcattaataacTAGCCATTGTGTAGTGAGAGCAAATTCACCTTATactttgttgaaaaatactaAAGTCCCATATACAGGTGAATACAGCGTTCACCATGGTTAAGCCTGTTGGATCTTCGAAGGTGgaacaaaataatataaaaagcATTATCGGATCATCGTATAATCGACTGTACAGCCAGTTTACTTCTGATGAGTTGACAGAAGTGGGAAACTACAAGATATTAAAACAAATAGGGGAAGGaagttttggaaaagtATATTTAGCGCTTCATAGACCAACGCATCGTAAAGTCTGCCTAAAGACAAGCGATAAGAATGATCCTAATATCGTTAGAGAGGTATTTTACCACAGACAGTTCGATTTTCCTTATATCACAAAGCTTTATGAAGTGATAGTAACAGAATCTAAAGTGTGGATGGCATTAGAATACTGCCCAGGAAAGGAATTATATGACCATTTACTTTCTCTGCGTAGAATATCGTTATTGGAATGCGGAGAGTTGTTTGCACAAATTTCAGGTGCTGTTTACTATGCGCATTCAATGCATTGTGTTCATAgagatttga encodes the following:
- the PRP46 gene encoding mRNA splicing protein PRP46 (Member of the NineTeen Complex (NTC)~similar to YPL151C) produces the protein MGENDYKVESLGDIDEFYSRIRWNNQFSYMATLPSHLQRKMEGQKSLLVRYDNYRKKSSPPSGEGEKAAPQYTPIDSSETSQALISKKDYDTHASTFVNEIFQPKVAEEFIVNRYEKLLSQKPEWHAPWKLSRVINGHLGWVRCVAIDPVDNEWFITGSNDTTMKVWDLATGRLKTTLAGHVMTVRDIAVSDRHPYLFSVSEDKTVKCWDLEKNQIIRDYYGHLSGVRTVSIHPTLDLIATAGRDSVIKLWDMRTRIPVITLVGHKGPINQVQCTPVDPQIVSSSSDATVRLWDVVAGKAMKVLTHHKRSVRATALHPKEFSVASACTNDIRSWGLAEGSLLTNFESEKTGIINTLSINQDDVLFAGGDNGVLSFYDYKSGHKYQSLATREMVGSLESERSVLCSTFDKTGLRLITGEADKSIKIWKQDEAATRESEPGLAWNPNLHAKRF